The following is a genomic window from Blattabacterium cuenoti.
ATTTTTGAATGGTATCCCTCCACATTTTAATAAACAAATTAATAATTTTTTTAATAAAACAATAAATTTTGTTGTTGATGGAGCATATTCTTATTTAAAAAAGAAAAAAATAAAAATTGATTTTATCATTGGTGATTTTGATTCCATCAAACAAAACGATATAATAAAAATATATAAAAATAAATTAATTAAAACATTAGATCAAAATTATACGGATTTTGATAAAGCATTAAAAATTATTTATCAAAAAGGATTTTTAAATATTAATGTTTGGGGAGCAAGTGGAAAAGAACAAGATCATTTTTTAGGTAATTTATCAACAGCATTAAAATATAAAAATAAATTATCTATTATATTTCATGATAATCATCATTTATATTTTTTTACTAAAAAACAAGAAACTTTTTTCATTCCAAAATATAAACAAGTATCTTTATTTCCATTTACAAAAGTAAAAAATTTATTTGCAGAAGGCTTAAAATATCCTATAAAAAAAAACTTTTCAAGTTGGAAAACAAATAGGTATTAGAAATCAATCTATTACAAATAAAATACAAATTCAATATACCACAGGAGAATTATTAATATTTATAGAAAAATAAAATATTTATTTTTCTAACACGATTTTTTTAATTTTATTAATAATATTATCAGAATGTTGGTTTAAAATTATAAATTTATTATATGATGATATTGATTGCATAGAAATATGCATATATCCATGATAAATCATTTGAAATATATAAGCAGTTTGTTGTATTGGACGAAGAAATTCATCAAGAGTAAAATTATTTTTTTCTCCAGCATGAAATGATGTTTCATCTGCCCCAGTAGTAATAGATATTAATAAATGTTTTCCAGATAAAAAATTTTTTGTGGTGTATAATTCAGTAAATACTTTATCCTTCCACTCTTTAAAAAGAGATGGATAACTGTACCAATAAAAAGGAAATTGAAAAACAATACACTGAACAGAAAGAATTATTTTAATTTCTTCTATTACATTAATTTTAAAATCTGGATATAATTCATATAATTGTCGTATTAAAACATTTTTATTATATTTTATTATTATGTAATCTATAATATGTCTATTTAAAATAGATTGTTTTATATTAGGATGAGCTACTATAAATAGAATTTTATAATTCATTTAATAATTCTAATTTACAAATCATATTTTGAACTTGATTAGCCGATTGTATTAATAATAATTTTTCTTCTTTATTAAGATGTAATTCCAATATTTTTTCTATTCCATTTTTTCCTACTACAATAGGAACTCCTAAACATATATTACTTAAATTATATTCTCCATTTAAAAATACTGAACATGATAAAATTCTTTTAGAATCTTTAATAATAGATTCAACTATTTGTAAAATAGATGCGCCAGGGGCTAACCAAGAAGATGTTCCTAAAAAATTTACTATCTCTTCTCCTCCTTTTTTTGTTTTTTCAATTAAAACATTATTCTTTTCTTTTGAAATTAATTCATGAATAGGAATTCCTGATACTGATGTATATCTATATAAAGGTATCATATAATCTCCATGAGTTCCTAATAATACAGTGTGTATATCTCTTGGCGAACAATGTAATTCTTTAGATAAAAAATAACGATATCTTATTGAATCTAATATTCCACCCATACCAATAATTCTAGATGCATCTATTTTAGAAACGATATAACTAACATATGTCATAACATCTAATGGATTAGATACAATAATAAATTTTGTTTTTGGTGAAAAAATAATAGATTGTTTTGTAACAGATAAAATAATTTGTGCATTAATGTTGATTAATTCATCTCTACTCATTCCTGGAGTTCTAGGATATCCACTAGTAATAATAGTTATATCAGAATTTTTAGTTTTATCAAACTCATTATTAGATATACCTAATACTTTAGTATCAGAATGTAATAAAGGTAACATTTGAGCAAGATCTAAACTTTTGCCTTTAGATATATTTTCTTTTATATCTAATAATATAATTTGTGTAGCTAATTTTTGTTGAGCTAATAAAGTCGCGCATGATAATCCAACATTTCCAGATCCAATAATAGTAATTTTCATTTTTACATAACATTTTTCATATATAAATGTATATTTTTTTTATACGATGATAATATTTGTATAACTTAAAAAATGGAAAATCATTGTTTATGCACACAAAATTTATTAATCAATTTTCTTTCAGACATATTGGTCCATATTGTAATGAAGTTAAACAGATGTTACAAACAT
Proteins encoded in this region:
- a CDS encoding NAD(P)H-dependent oxidoreductase; the protein is MNYKILFIVAHPNIKQSILNRHIIDYIIIKYNKNVLIRQLYELYPDFKINVIEEIKIILSVQCIVFQFPFYWYSYPSLFKEWKDKVFTELYTTKNFLSGKHLLISITTGADETSFHAGEKNNFTLDEFLRPIQQTAYIFQMIYHGYMHISMQSISSYNKFIILNQHSDNIINKIKKIVLEK
- a CDS encoding malate dehydrogenase, with protein sequence MKITIIGSGNVGLSCATLLAQQKLATQIILLDIKENISKGKSLDLAQMLPLLHSDTKVLGISNNEFDKTKNSDITIITSGYPRTPGMSRDELININAQIILSVTKQSIIFSPKTKFIIVSNPLDVMTYVSYIVSKIDASRIIGMGGILDSIRYRYFLSKELHCSPRDIHTVLLGTHGDYMIPLYRYTSVSGIPIHELISKEKNNVLIEKTKKGGEEIVNFLGTSSWLAPGASILQIVESIIKDSKRILSCSVFLNGEYNLSNICLGVPIVVGKNGIEKILELHLNKEEKLLLIQSANQVQNMICKLELLNEL
- a CDS encoding thiamine diphosphokinase, whose protein sequence is MIHKYIGPEINIFLNGIPPHFNKQINNFFNKTINFVVDGAYSYLKKKKIKIDFIIGDFDSIKQNDIIKIYKNKLIKTLDQNYTDFDKALKIIYQKGFLNINVWGASGKEQDHFLGNLSTALKYKNKLSIIFHDNHHLYFFTKKQETFFIPKYKQVSLFPFTKVKNLFAEGLKYPIKKNFSSWKTNRY